The Patescibacteria group bacterium genome has a segment encoding these proteins:
- a CDS encoding thiamine pyrophosphate-dependent enzyme, whose amino-acid sequence MENNKNNLAWPVCWKKSSKPHNFCPGCGHPIILKMLGQIIDETNIQNKTLFGIDIGCSLLAWDFFNVDTMQTHHGRTIPVMTGAKKSKKNSIIIAYLGDGGAYAIGIQHLISARIRNENITVIIVNNANYGMTGGQKAPTTVEGQITTTSLGGADKNHIDGPDLLLHASETPAYIARGCVDNPIQLKGFIKKAIDWQMQEKGFSFVEVLSFCPTNWKTDAKNTIDFMKKLKEIYP is encoded by the coding sequence ATGGAAAACAACAAAAATAACTTAGCTTGGCCAGTGTGCTGGAAAAAATCTAGCAAACCACATAATTTTTGTCCTGGGTGTGGTCATCCAATAATATTAAAAATGTTGGGACAAATTATTGATGAAACAAATATCCAAAACAAAACACTTTTTGGAATAGATATTGGATGCTCTCTACTTGCTTGGGATTTCTTCAATGTTGATACAATGCAAACTCATCATGGAAGAACAATTCCTGTAATGACTGGGGCAAAAAAATCCAAAAAAAATTCTATAATAATTGCTTATTTGGGAGATGGGGGAGCTTATGCAATAGGAATACAACATTTGATTAGTGCTAGAATAAGAAATGAAAATATCACGGTAATAATAGTAAACAATGCAAATTATGGCATGACAGGTGGTCAAAAAGCTCCTACAACAGTTGAAGGTCAGATTACCACTACATCGCTAGGTGGGGCTGACAAAAATCATATTGATGGACCCGACTTACTATTACACGCGAGTGAAACTCCTGCTTATATTGCTCGTGGATGTGTTGATAATCCAATACAATTAAAAGGATTTATAAAAAAAGCAATTGACTGGCAAATGCAGGAAAAAGGATTTTCATTTGTTGAGGTATTATCATTTTGTCCTACAAATTGGAAAACAGATGCAAAAAATACTATTGATTTTATGAAAAAATTAAAAGAGATTTATCCT
- a CDS encoding thiamine pyrophosphate-binding protein, with product MKELLTGNEVVVRAALAAGAQAFFGYPITPATEVMSEWDKFYEKDPKNLIFLQTEDEMSAGFATVGAVLMGKKAFTATGGPGNILVQDALAMAEAMSIPIVTIIGQRGGPSTGSVIYSQQEVTLTAFGGNGEGYRVVYSPENIQELYDYTIKCFNTAWRYMIPTFLLADGYTLKTKTNVELYKPKNLVPSKPMMLKSEKRDNKKESNYINMRNTFSTEEQCFDLNQELIKKWEIIKKEVAEHESFSYNTKSKKDTLIIAHGIVASSVKQAIYDTKKKSVKLFRPITINPFPTDTLKKELKGIKQIIVTESAQNQLLKIVKENLYGFNIPIKTYNRPALGITPDEIINLIKNKK from the coding sequence ATGAAAGAATTACTAACAGGAAATGAAGTTGTTGTACGTGCCGCGCTAGCTGCTGGTGCACAAGCATTCTTTGGATATCCAATTACTCCGGCTACAGAAGTTATGTCAGAGTGGGATAAATTTTATGAAAAAGACCCCAAAAATTTGATCTTTCTACAAACAGAAGATGAAATGTCTGCGGGATTTGCTACAGTAGGGGCAGTTTTGATGGGTAAAAAAGCATTTACTGCTACAGGTGGCCCAGGAAATATATTAGTTCAAGACGCTCTAGCAATGGCTGAAGCAATGAGCATTCCAATTGTAACTATTATAGGTCAGCGTGGAGGACCATCAACTGGTTCTGTTATTTATTCCCAACAAGAAGTAACACTCACTGCATTTGGTGGAAATGGTGAGGGATATAGAGTTGTTTATTCTCCAGAAAATATTCAAGAATTATATGATTACACTATAAAATGTTTCAATACTGCTTGGCGTTATATGATTCCTACATTTTTGCTAGCAGACGGATATACTCTGAAGACCAAAACAAATGTAGAATTATACAAACCAAAAAATTTAGTTCCAAGCAAGCCAATGATGTTAAAATCAGAAAAAAGAGACAACAAAAAAGAATCAAATTATATAAATATGAGAAATACTTTTTCTACCGAAGAACAATGTTTTGATTTAAATCAGGAATTAATAAAAAAATGGGAAATTATAAAAAAAGAAGTAGCAGAACACGAATCTTTCTCATATAATACAAAGTCAAAAAAAGATACCCTTATAATCGCACATGGAATAGTTGCCTCATCAGTAAAACAGGCAATTTATGATACAAAGAAAAAATCTGTAAAATTATTTAGACCAATAACCATAAATCCATTTCCGACTGATACTTTGAAAAAAGAATTGAAAGGAATAAAACAAATAATAGTTACAGAGTCAGCACAAAACCAATTGTTAAAAATTGTAAAAGAAAATTTATATGGATTCAATATTCCTATAAAGACATACAATAGACCAGCACTTGGAATAACACCGGATGAGATTATAAATTTAATTAAAAATAAAAAATAA